The proteins below come from a single Onychomys torridus chromosome 18, mOncTor1.1, whole genome shotgun sequence genomic window:
- the Zbtb22 gene encoding zinc finger and BTB domain-containing protein 22 isoform X1, which translates to MTTWSFKGEVSVSVEFRPAAREGCWPAPLRSQVREAERRRRAEGVGTRWRREGLGLRLRSPSEGGPGARGQKPPRPPSSALPSCGWGGVSSFHDMEPSPLSPGGAALPLPLPLAPPPLPLPAAAVVHVSFPEVTSALLESLNQQRLQGQLCDVSIRVQGREFRAHRAVLAASSPYFHDQVLLKGMTSISLPSVMDPGAFETVLASAYTGRLSMAAADIVNFLTVGSVLQMWHIVDKCTELLREGRSSAATTTVTSAAAPSVSGPGASVPSGSGGTVAPATVGSVRPHTSSRASENQSPSSSNYFSPRESTDFSSSSQDAFVASAVGCGNRRDGGPVFPVPVVGSAGATSGKLLLEADELCDDGGDGRGAAAAPGAGLRRPACVPASAVPQKHWVYVKRGRNCPAPASLVHQDPDLEDEEEEEDLVLTCEDDEDEELGGGGSGGPAGGEPEATLSISDVRTLTEPPDKREEQVNFCESSNDFGPYEGGGPGAGLDDPGGPTPSSYTPTHPPRPLLPLDVPGNQILVFPSSSSQAPGQPPGNAVEHGAVTLGGTSAVGLGMPGGSGGAPGGAGGSDGNKIFLCHCGKAFSHKSMRDRHVNMHLNLRPFDCPVCNKKFKMKHHLTEHMKTHTGLKPYECGVCAKKFMWRDSFMRHRGHCERRHRMGGGGAAPGPGPGPGPGAAIGPALQPKRESSGGGGGSGDEANSATPPPHRRVWSPPSVHKVEMDFSGGAH; encoded by the exons ATGACGACCTGGTCCTTTAAAGGAGAAGTGTCGGTGTCGGTCGAGTTTCGCCCAGCGGCACGGGAGGGGTGCTGGCCTGCGCCTTTAAGGTCGCAGGTCCGGGAGGCGGAGCGGAGGCGGAGGGCGGAGGGAGTCGGCACAAGATGGCGGCGGGAGGGGCTGGGGCTGCGGCTCCGGTCGCCGAGTGAGGGGGGGCCGGGGGCGCGCGGCCAG AAGCCCCCCCGGCCGCcgtcctctgccctgccttcctgTGGCTGGGGGGGTGTCTCCTCCTTCCACGACATGGAGCCGTCTCCGCTGTCACCCGGTGGGGCGGCTCTCCCACTGCCCCTGCCGCTGGCTCCACCGCCACTGCCCCTGCCAGCAGCTGCGGTGGTACACGTGTCCTTCCCCGAAGTGACCAGTGCCCTCCTGGAGTCCCTCAACCAGCAGCGGCTGCAGGGCCAGCTCTGCGATGTGTCCATCCGGGTGCAGGGACGGGAGTTCCGAGCTCACCGGGCTGTCCTGGCCGCCTCCTCTCCTTACTTCCACGACCAGGTCCTGCTCAAAGGCATGACCTCCATCTCCCTGCCGAGCGTCATGGACCCAGGTGCTTTTGAAACTGTGCTGGCCTCAGCGTACACAGGCCGCCTCAGCATGGCCGCTGCTGACATTGTCAACTTCCTCACCGTGGGCTCGGTCCTGCAGATGTGGCACATTGTGGACAAGTGCACCGAGCTCCTTCGCGAGGGCAGATCCTCAGCCGCGACCACCACTGTCACTAGCGCCGCGGCCCCCTCTGTGTCTGGCCCTGGTGCCAGCGTCCCCTCGGGGAGCGGGGGCACTGTAGCCCCTGCCACCGTGGGCTCTGTTCGCCCCCACACTTCCAGCCGGGCCAGTGAGAACCAGTCTCCCAGCAGTAGCAACTACTTCAGCCCCCGGGAGTCCACtgacttctcctcttcctcccaagatGCATTTGTGGCGTCGGCCGTCGGCTGTGGGAACCGTCGAGACGGTGGCCCTGTGTTCCCAGTCCCCGTGGTTGGCAGTGCGGGTGCCACCTCGGGAAAGTTGCTGCTGGAGGCCGATGAGCTGTGTGATGATGGTGGGGACGGGAGAGGGGCTGCGGCGGCCCCTGGCGCTGGGCTCCGGAGGCCTGCCTGCGTGCCTGCCAGTGCTGTGCCGCAGAAGCACTGGGTGTATGTGAAGCGAGGGAGAAACTGCCCGGCACCAGCGTCTCTGGTTCACCAAGACCCAGATCTAGAGGacgaggaagaagaggaagatctGGTGTTGACCTGTGAGGATGATGAGGACGAAGAACTGGGTGGGGGTGGCTCAGGGGGCCCTGCAGGGGGAGAGCCCGAGGCTACTCTCAGTATCAGTGATGTGCGGACCTTGACCGAGCCTCCAGACAAACGGGAGGAACAGGTCAACTTCTGTGAGTCCTCCAACGACTTTGGCCCCTATGAGGGTGGGGGGCCCGGGGCAGGGCTTGACGACCCAGGAGGACCCACCCCGTCCTcctacacccccacccaccctccacgACCCCTCCTCCCGTTGGACGTGCCGGGGAACCAGATCTTGGTtttcccatcctcctcttcaCAGGCTCCAGGACAGCCGCCGGGGAACGCGGTAGAACACGGGGCAGTGACCCTGGGGGGCACCTCTGCGGTGGGGCTAGGCATGCCAGGTGGCTCTGGTGGGGCCCCCGGAGGGGCGGGCGGCAGCGACGGGAATAAGATCTTTTTGTGCCACTGTGGGAAGGCTTTCTCGCATAAGAGTATGCGGGACCGGCACGTGAACATGCATCTCAACCTGCGACCTTTTGACTGCCCCGTCTGCAACAAGAAGTTTAAGATGAAACACCACCTGACCGAGCACATGAAGACGCACACAGGCCTCAAGCCCTACGAGTGCGGTGTCTGCGCCAAGAAGTTCATGTGGCGGGACAGCTTCATGCGGCACCGGGGACACTGTGAGCGCCGGCACCGGatgggcgggggcggggccgcgcCGGGACCCGGACCGGGACCGGGACCCGGGGCTGCCATCGGGCCAGCCTTGCAACCTAAGAGGGAGTCTTccggagggggtgggggcagcggCGACGAGGCGAATTCggccacacccccaccccacaggcGTGTCTGGTCCCCACCCAGCGTGCACAAGGTGGAGATGGATTTCAGCGGGGGCGCACACTGA
- the Zbtb22 gene encoding zinc finger and BTB domain-containing protein 22 isoform X2: MEPSPLSPGGAALPLPLPLAPPPLPLPAAAVVHVSFPEVTSALLESLNQQRLQGQLCDVSIRVQGREFRAHRAVLAASSPYFHDQVLLKGMTSISLPSVMDPGAFETVLASAYTGRLSMAAADIVNFLTVGSVLQMWHIVDKCTELLREGRSSAATTTVTSAAAPSVSGPGASVPSGSGGTVAPATVGSVRPHTSSRASENQSPSSSNYFSPRESTDFSSSSQDAFVASAVGCGNRRDGGPVFPVPVVGSAGATSGKLLLEADELCDDGGDGRGAAAAPGAGLRRPACVPASAVPQKHWVYVKRGRNCPAPASLVHQDPDLEDEEEEEDLVLTCEDDEDEELGGGGSGGPAGGEPEATLSISDVRTLTEPPDKREEQVNFCESSNDFGPYEGGGPGAGLDDPGGPTPSSYTPTHPPRPLLPLDVPGNQILVFPSSSSQAPGQPPGNAVEHGAVTLGGTSAVGLGMPGGSGGAPGGAGGSDGNKIFLCHCGKAFSHKSMRDRHVNMHLNLRPFDCPVCNKKFKMKHHLTEHMKTHTGLKPYECGVCAKKFMWRDSFMRHRGHCERRHRMGGGGAAPGPGPGPGPGAAIGPALQPKRESSGGGGGSGDEANSATPPPHRRVWSPPSVHKVEMDFSGGAH; the protein is encoded by the coding sequence ATGGAGCCGTCTCCGCTGTCACCCGGTGGGGCGGCTCTCCCACTGCCCCTGCCGCTGGCTCCACCGCCACTGCCCCTGCCAGCAGCTGCGGTGGTACACGTGTCCTTCCCCGAAGTGACCAGTGCCCTCCTGGAGTCCCTCAACCAGCAGCGGCTGCAGGGCCAGCTCTGCGATGTGTCCATCCGGGTGCAGGGACGGGAGTTCCGAGCTCACCGGGCTGTCCTGGCCGCCTCCTCTCCTTACTTCCACGACCAGGTCCTGCTCAAAGGCATGACCTCCATCTCCCTGCCGAGCGTCATGGACCCAGGTGCTTTTGAAACTGTGCTGGCCTCAGCGTACACAGGCCGCCTCAGCATGGCCGCTGCTGACATTGTCAACTTCCTCACCGTGGGCTCGGTCCTGCAGATGTGGCACATTGTGGACAAGTGCACCGAGCTCCTTCGCGAGGGCAGATCCTCAGCCGCGACCACCACTGTCACTAGCGCCGCGGCCCCCTCTGTGTCTGGCCCTGGTGCCAGCGTCCCCTCGGGGAGCGGGGGCACTGTAGCCCCTGCCACCGTGGGCTCTGTTCGCCCCCACACTTCCAGCCGGGCCAGTGAGAACCAGTCTCCCAGCAGTAGCAACTACTTCAGCCCCCGGGAGTCCACtgacttctcctcttcctcccaagatGCATTTGTGGCGTCGGCCGTCGGCTGTGGGAACCGTCGAGACGGTGGCCCTGTGTTCCCAGTCCCCGTGGTTGGCAGTGCGGGTGCCACCTCGGGAAAGTTGCTGCTGGAGGCCGATGAGCTGTGTGATGATGGTGGGGACGGGAGAGGGGCTGCGGCGGCCCCTGGCGCTGGGCTCCGGAGGCCTGCCTGCGTGCCTGCCAGTGCTGTGCCGCAGAAGCACTGGGTGTATGTGAAGCGAGGGAGAAACTGCCCGGCACCAGCGTCTCTGGTTCACCAAGACCCAGATCTAGAGGacgaggaagaagaggaagatctGGTGTTGACCTGTGAGGATGATGAGGACGAAGAACTGGGTGGGGGTGGCTCAGGGGGCCCTGCAGGGGGAGAGCCCGAGGCTACTCTCAGTATCAGTGATGTGCGGACCTTGACCGAGCCTCCAGACAAACGGGAGGAACAGGTCAACTTCTGTGAGTCCTCCAACGACTTTGGCCCCTATGAGGGTGGGGGGCCCGGGGCAGGGCTTGACGACCCAGGAGGACCCACCCCGTCCTcctacacccccacccaccctccacgACCCCTCCTCCCGTTGGACGTGCCGGGGAACCAGATCTTGGTtttcccatcctcctcttcaCAGGCTCCAGGACAGCCGCCGGGGAACGCGGTAGAACACGGGGCAGTGACCCTGGGGGGCACCTCTGCGGTGGGGCTAGGCATGCCAGGTGGCTCTGGTGGGGCCCCCGGAGGGGCGGGCGGCAGCGACGGGAATAAGATCTTTTTGTGCCACTGTGGGAAGGCTTTCTCGCATAAGAGTATGCGGGACCGGCACGTGAACATGCATCTCAACCTGCGACCTTTTGACTGCCCCGTCTGCAACAAGAAGTTTAAGATGAAACACCACCTGACCGAGCACATGAAGACGCACACAGGCCTCAAGCCCTACGAGTGCGGTGTCTGCGCCAAGAAGTTCATGTGGCGGGACAGCTTCATGCGGCACCGGGGACACTGTGAGCGCCGGCACCGGatgggcgggggcggggccgcgcCGGGACCCGGACCGGGACCGGGACCCGGGGCTGCCATCGGGCCAGCCTTGCAACCTAAGAGGGAGTCTTccggagggggtgggggcagcggCGACGAGGCGAATTCggccacacccccaccccacaggcGTGTCTGGTCCCCACCCAGCGTGCACAAGGTGGAGATGGATTTCAGCGGGGGCGCACACTGA
- the LOC118569567 gene encoding tapasin, translating to MEPLPLLIAVALGLVTTVSAGPAAIECWFVEDSGSLAKKPAALLLRQGPRGPPPRPDLDPKLYFKVDDPAGMLLAAFRRYPSVAPAPHCEMSRFIPFPASANWARGLIPQQSCPRALDGDWLLVSVSSTVFSLSVLLRPQPEPQREPDFITMATVVLTVLTHSPNPRIQLGKDAVLDLSFAYMPPTLEDALSPATGPPPFGLEWRRQHRGKGHLLLAATPGLLGEMPPAQEKAVAFAAWDDNEPWGPWTGNGTFWLPAVKPFQEGTYLATVHLPYLQGQVSLQLTVHKPPKVSLTPAPLVWVAPGEAPPELLCLVSHFYPEAGLKVEWELRGGPEGGSRKAEGEQWLSTVRHHSDGSVSQAGHLRLPPVTAKQHGARYACRVHHPSLPASGRSAEVTLEVAGLSGPSIEDSIGLFLSAFLLLGLIKTLGWMAAYLTIHEDSKAKVTAAGLDSKKPQ from the exons ATGGAGCCTCTGCCGCTGCTTATCGCTGTGGCTCTGG GCCTGGTGACCACCGTCTCGGCTGGACCGGCCGCGATTGAGTGCTGGTTCGTGGAAGATTCAGGTAGCCTGGCCAAGAAACCTGCCGCCTTGCTGCTGCGCCAGGGACCCAGGGGTCCACCGCCCCGGCCAGATCTTGACCCTAAGCTGTACTTCAAGGTGGATG ACCCGGCCGGAATGCTCCTGGCTGCCTTCAGGCGGTACCCCTCGGTAGCCCCCGCACCACACTGCGAGATGAGCCGCTTCATCCCCTTCCCCGCCTCGGCGAATTGGGCCAGAGGTCTGATCCCGCAGCAGAGCTGCCCGCGGGCCCTGGACGGGGATTGGCTGCTGGTCAGCGTGTCCAGCACCGTCTTCAGCCTTTCTGTCCTGCTGCGACCACAGCCAGAGCCTCAGCGGGAGCCCGACttcatcaccatggcaacag TGGTGCTGACTGTCCTCACCCACAGTCCCAACCCCCGGATCCAACTGGGAAAAGATGCAGTGCTGGACCTGAGCTTTGCCTACATGCCCCCCACTCTGGAAGATGCTCTGTCTCCGGCCACGGGTCCCCCTCCCTTTGGGCTGGAGTGGCGTCGCCAGCACCGGGGCAAGGGTCACCTGCTGCTGGCTGCAACTCCTGGTCTGCTTGGGGAAATGCCACCAGCCCAAGAAAAGGCTGTGGCGTTTGCTGCTTGGGATGACAATGAGCCCTGGGGCCCGTGGACTGGGAATGGGACCTTCTGGCTGCCAGCTGTGAAACCTTTTCAGGAGGGCACCTACCTGGCTACTGTACACCTGCCCTATCTGCAAGGACAGGTCTCCCTGCAGTTGACGGTGCACA AGCCCCCTAAAGTGTCTCTAACACCAGCACCCCTTGTGTGGGTTGCCCCGGGAGAGGCACCCCCAGAATTGCTCTGCCTCGTGTCCCACTTCTACCCTGAGGCCGGCCTGAAGGTGGAGTGGGAGCTCAGAGGTGGCCCAGAAGGCGGTTCTAGAAAGGCTGAGGGGGAGCAGTGGCTCTCCACTGTCCGCCACCACTCCGACGGCTCCGTCAGCCAGGCGGGGCACCTGCGGCTGCCCCCAGTCACTGCCAAGCAGCATGGAGCACGCTATGCCTGTCGGGTCCACCACCCCAGCCTGCCAGCATCGGGGCGCAGTGCTGAAGTCACCTTGGAGGTGGCAG GCCTCTCTGGGCCCTCGATCGAGGACAGCATAGGCCTGTTCCTGTCCGCTTTTCTCCTCCTGGGGCTCATCAAAACACTAGGCTGGATGG CTGCCTACCTGACCATTCATGAAGACTCAAAGGCGAAGGTCACAGCTGCCGGCCTGGACTCAAAG AAGCCTCAGTAA
- the Rgl2 gene encoding ral guanine nucleotide dissociation stimulator-like 2 — protein MLPRPLRLLLDTNPPGGVVLSSFRSRDPEEGGDPGGRAVGGGQEEEDEEEEEAPVSVWDEEEDGATFTVTSRQYRPLDPLAPLPPPRSSRRLRAGTLEALVRHLLDARTSGADVTFTPALLATHRAFTSTPALFGLVTDRLEALESHPPGELERTTGVAISVLSTWLASHPEDFGSEVKGQLDRLESFLLRTGYAAREGVGGGSADLIRNLRARVDPRAPNLPKPLALPGDSPADPTDVLVFLADHLAEQLTLLDAELFLNLIPSQCLGGLWGHRDRPGHSHRCPSVRATVTQFNKVAGAVVSSVLGATSTGEGPGEVTVRPLRPPQRARLLEKWIRVAEECRLLRNFSSVYAVVSALQSSPIHRLRAAWGEAARDSLRVFSSLCQIFSEEDNYSQSRELLLQEVKLQPPVEPHSKKAPRSSSRGGGVVPYLGTFLKDLVMLDAASKDELENGYINFDKRRKEFAILSELLRLQNECRGYDLRPDPDIQQWLQGLQPLTEAQSHRVSCEVEPPGTSDSPAARMLRPTLVISQWTEVLGSVGGPTPLVSWDRPSVGGDEVPGTPAPLLTRLAQHMKWPSVSSLDSALESSPSLHGPADPSHLSPPASSPRPSRGHRRSASCGSPLSGGTGEGASRGAGYGGGASGPGSSDCRIIRVQMELGEDGSVYKSILVTSQDKSPSVISRVLKKNNRDSAVASEFELVQLLPGERELIIPHSANVFYAMDGASHDFLLRQRRRPSAATPGSHVGPSASGTPPSEGGGGSFPRIKATGRKIARALF, from the exons ATGCTCCCGCGGCCCCTGCGGCTGCTTTTGGACACGAACCCCCCCGGGGGAGTCGTGCTGAGCAGCTTCCGGAGCCGAGACCCCGAAGAGGGTGGGGACCCAGGTGGCCGGGCCGTGGGcggggggcaggaggaagaggatgaggaagaagaagag GCCCCCGTGTCCGTCTGGGATGAGGAGGAAGATGGTGCCACCTTTACTGTCACAAGCCGCCAGTACCGGCCTCTTGACCCCTTG GCTCCCTTGCCTCCCCCTCGTTCCTCCCGACGGCTCCGCGCTGGCACTCTGGAGGCCCTGGTCAGACACCTGTTGGATGCCAGGACGTCAGGGGCTGACGTGACTTTCACTCCAGCCTTGCTGGCCACCCACCGGGCCTTCACCTCCACGCCTGCCCTGTTTGGGCTTGTGACTGACAG GCTGGAAGCCCTTGAGTCGCATCCTCCTGGTGAGCTAGAGAGGACCACAGG GGTAGCCATCTCCGTACTTTCAACCTGGCTGGCCTCTCACCCTGAGGATTTTGGCTCTGAGGTCAAGGGTCAACTTGACCGGCTTGAGAGCTTCTTGCTTCGGACAGGGTATGCAGCACGGGAGGGTGTTGGGGGGGGCAGTGCTGACCTCATCCGAAACCTCAGGGCCCGGGTAGACCCCCGGGCCCCCAACCTTCCTAAGCCCCTGGCCCTTCCTGGCGATTCCCCTGCTGACCCCACGGATGTCCTGGTGTTCCTCGCTGACCACTTGGCCGAACAGCTGACCCTGCTAGATGCG GAACTGTTTCTCAATCTGATCCCCTCTCAGTGTCTGGGAGGCCTATGGGGTCACAGAGACCGGCCAGGACATTCTCATCGCTGCCCATCTGTCCGAGCTACCGTCACACAGTTCAACAAGGTGGCAGGGGCAGTAGTTAGCTCTGTCCTGGGGGCCACCTCAACTGGAGAGGGGCCAGGGGAGGTGACTGTGAGGCCACTCCGACCCCCACAGAGGGCCCGGCTCCTGGAGAAGTGGATCCGTGTGGCGGAG GAGTGCCGTCTGCTTCGGAACTTCTCCTCAGTCTATGCTGTTGTATCGGCCCTGCAGTCCAGCCCTATCCACAGGCTTCGGGCGGCCTGGGGGGAAGCAGCCAG GGACAGTCTCAGAGTCTTTTCCAGCCTGTGCCAGATTTTCTCAGAGGAGGATAATTATTCCCAGAGCAGAGAGCTCCTCCTGCAG GAAGTGAAGCTGCAGCCCCCTGTGGAGCCACACTCCAAGAAGGCCCCAaggtccagctccaggggtggg GGTGTGGTTCCATACCTTGGGACCTTCCTGAAGGACCTTGTGATGCTGGATGCAGCCTCCAAGGATGAGCTGGAG AATGGATACATCAATTTTGACAAGCGGAGGAAG GAGTTCGCGATCCTTTCGGAGCTGCTGCGCCTCCAGAATGAATGTCGTGGCTATGACCTCCGACCTGACCCTGATATCCAACAGTGGCTCCAGGGCCTCCAGCCATTAACCGAAGCTCAGAG TCACCGTGTGTCCTGTGAAGTGGAACCTCCTGGTACCAGTGACTCCCCTGCTGCCAGGATGCTTCGGCCAACGCTAGTCATCTCACAGTGGACAGA AGTTCTGGGCTCTGTTGGAGGCCCCACCCCTCTTGTGTCCTGGGATCGGCCCAGTGTTGGGGGAGATGAAGTACCTGGAACCCCTGCTCCTCTGCTGACTCGGCTGGCCCAG CACATGAAGTGGCCATCCGTCTCTTCGCTGGACTCTGCCCTGGAAAGCAGCCCCTCTCTGCACGGTCCTGCTGACCCTAGCCACCtctcccctccagcctcctcccctaGGCCTTCTCGAGGTCACCGCCGCTCAGCCTCCTGTGGATCTCCATTGAGTGGGGGCACAGGAGAGGGGGCCTCTCGGGGTGCTGGATATGGGGGAGGGGCCTCTGGACCAGGGTCCTCTGATTGCCGAATTATCCGAGTCCAGATGGAGCTGGGGGAAGATGGCAGCGTCTATAAGAGCATCTTG GTGACAAGCCAGGACAAGTCTCCAAGTGTCATCAGTCGAGTCCTTAAGAAAAACAATCGTGATTCTGCAGTGGCTTCAGAGTTTGAGCTGGTACAGCTGCTGCCTGGGGAGCGAG AGCTAATCATCCCACACTCGGCTAATGTCTTCTATGCTATGGATGGTGCATCTCACGACTTCCTCCTGCGGCAGCGCAGAAGGCCCTCCGCTGCCACACCAGGTTCCCACGTTGGCCCCTCTGCCTCAGGAACTCCCCCGAGCGAGGGAGGGGGAGGCTCCTTTCCCAGGATTAAGGCCACGGGAAGGAAGATTGCACGGGCCCTGTTCTGA
- the Pfdn6 gene encoding prefoldin subunit 6, with protein MAELIQKKLQGEVEKYQQLQKDLSKSMSGRQKLEAQLTENNIVKEELALLDGSNVVFKLLGPVLVRQELGEARATVGKRLDYITAEIKRYESQLRDLERQSEQQRETLAQLQQEFQRAQAAKAPGKA; from the exons atgGCTGAGCTGATCCAGAAGAAGCTGCAGGGGGAAGTGGAGAAATACCAGCAGCTGCAGAAGG ACTTGAGTAAATCCATGTCGGGGAGGCAGAAGCTTGAGGCACAGCTAACAGAGAATAATATCGTGAAGGAG GAACTGGCCTTGCTGGATGGATCCAACGTGGTCTTTAAGCTGCTGGGACCCGTGCTTGTCAGACAGGAGCTAGGGGAGGCTCGGGCCACGGTGGGGAAGAGGCTGGACTATATCACCGCGGAAAT taAGCGCTACGAATCGCAGCTTCGGGACCTTGAGCGGCAGTCAGAGCAACAGAGGGAAACCCTTGCTCAGCTGCAGCAGGAGTTCCAGCGAGCCCAGGCAGCAAAGGCTCCTGGGAAGGCCTGA